A stretch of the Solanum dulcamara chromosome 6, daSolDulc1.2, whole genome shotgun sequence genome encodes the following:
- the LOC129892233 gene encoding WD repeat-containing protein 26 homolog: MGAEDNDEPPSKRVKVSSGQLVDISDGTFVRDPASCSLGDSMARPLALQGDNEVVGTKGVVKKVEFVRIITEALDSLGYKKTRALLEEESGIPLHTSVINLFMQQILDGKWDESLNTLRKIGLVDEKIVKLASFVILEQKFFELLDKEKVMDALKTLRGEISPLCINSDRVHQLSFFIIAPSQLVLTGVSGQGIVRVKSRTKLLEELQRLLPATVMIPEKRLVHLVEQALDLQLDACRFHNSVVGEMSLLTDHQCGRDHIPSLTVQILHEHNDEVWCLQFSHNGKYLASSAKCKVIIWEVKLDGSVCLKHQFSGHEKPVSYISWSPDDHQLLTCGEEEAVRRWDAESGECIHIYEKNGLGLISCGWAPDGKRIFCGVTDKSISMWDLEGKELECWKGHRTVRISDLGITSDGKHVVSVCKENMIVLFGWESKVERVIQEDQPIISFVLSMDSKYVLVSLSNQEIHLWNIEGTIKLVAKYKGHKRSRFVVRSCFGGLDQAFIASGSEDSQVYIWHRGSGELVGTLAGHSGSVNCVSWNPGNPQMLASASDDHTIRIWGLNRVNMKQHGTGNGVNCCNGRS; encoded by the exons ATGGGAGCTGAGGACAATGATGAACCGCCATCAAAACGTGTGAAGGTATCCTCCGGTCAATTGGTAGATATTTCAGACGGGACATTTGTTAGAGATCCTGCAAGTTGTTCATTGGGTGACTCAATGGCTCGACCCCTGGCTCTTCAAGGGGACAATGAGGTTGTTGGTACAAAAGGAGTTGTCAAGAAAGTTGAATTTGTTCGGATTATAACTGAGGCATTAGATTCTCTTGGTTACAAAAAGACTCGGGCCCTTCTAGAGGAAGAGTCAGGGATACCCTTGCACACTTCTGTCATAAATTTGTTTATGCAGCAAATTCTTGATGGTAAATGGGATGAAAGTTTAAACACATTGCGAAAGATTGGTCTGGTGGATGAAAAAATTGTGAAGTTGGCATCTTTTGTGATATTGGAGCAGAAGTTTTTTGAATTGTTGGACAAAGAAAAAGTCATGGATGCTCTGAAGACACTGAGGGGCGAGATCTCACCACTTTGCATAAACAGTGATAGAGTCCATCAGCTTTCCTTTTTCATTATAGCACCTTCTCAGCTGGTTCTTACTGGGGTATCAGGTCAAGGTATAGTGAGAGTAAAGTCACGTACAAAGCTACTAGAGGAATTGCAAAGATTACTTCCCGCAACAGTTATGATTCCAGAAAAGAGATTGGTACATCTTGTTGAACAGGCTCTTGACTTGCAACTAGATGCTTGTAGATTTCACAACTCTGTGGTAGGTGAAATGTCACTGCTCACTGATCATCAGTGCGGAAGAGATCATATTCCATCTCTAACAGTGCAG ATATTACATGAACACAATGATGAAGTCTGGTGCTTGCAGTTTTCCCATAATGGAAAGTACTTAGCCTCATCTGCCAAATGTAAAGTAATCATATGGGAG GTCAAATTGGATGGCAGTGTCTGCTTGAAGCACCAATTTTCTGGTCATGAGAAACCTGTATCCTATATATCATGGAGTCCTGATGACCATCAGCTTCTCACTTGTGGTGAAGAGGAAGCTGTCAGACGGTGGGATGCTGAGTCCGGTGAATGTATACACATTTATGAGAAAAATGGCCTTGGTTTGATCTCATGCGGATGGGCTCCTGATGGAAAAAGAATATTCTGTGGTGTAACTGACAAAAGCATTAGTATGTGGGACTTGGAAGGGAAAGAGCTTGAGTGTTGGAAAGGCCACAGGACTGTTAGAATATCGGACTTGGGGATAACAAGTGATGGGAAGCATGTTGTCTCTGTTTGTAAAGAAAATATGATTGTATTATTTGGATGGGAATCAAAAGTAGAGAGAGTAATTCAGGAGGATCAACCAATAATCTCATTTGTATTGTCCATGGACAGTAAGTATGTATTGGTTAGTCTTTCGAACCAAGAAATTCATCTTTGGAATATAGAGGGAACTATAAAACTTGTAGCCAAATATAAGGGGCATAAACGTTCTCGGTTTGTTGTGAGGTCTTGCTTTGGAGGACTAGATCAAGCTTTTATTGCCAGTGGAAGCGAGGACTCACAG GTTTATATATGGCACAGAGGCTCAGGTGAACTTGTTGGGACACTGGCTGGACATTCAGGGTCGGTGAACTGTGTTAGCTGGAACCCAGGAAATCCTCAGATGCTGGCATCTGCGAGTGATGATCATACAATTCGTATATGGGGCTTGAATCGGGTAAACATGAAGCAACATGGCACTGGTAATGGTGTGAACTGCTGCAATGGGCGAAGTTGA
- the LOC129892234 gene encoding oxygen-evolving enhancer protein 2, chloroplastic — MAASTQCFLHQYHALRSSPARTSSVSSPKPNQLVCRAQKQDDTNNNAVSRRLALTVLIGTVAIGSKVSPADAAYGEAANVFGKPKENTDFLPYNGDGFKLQVPAKWNPSKEVEYPGQVLRYEDNFDSTSNLIVAITPTDKKSITDYGSPEDFLSKVDYLLGKQAYFGKTDSEGGFESGAVATANLLEASSSTVGGKQYYYLSVLTRTADGDEGGKHQLITATVNDGKLYICKAQAGDKRWFKGARKFVESAASSFSIA; from the exons ATGGCTGCTTCCACACAATGCTTCTTGCACCAATACCATGCACTAAGGTCTAGCCCTGCTAGAACATCCTCTGTTTCATCCCCCAAGCCTAACCAATTGGTTTGCCGTGCCCAAAAGCAAGATGATACCAACAACAACGCCGTCTCTCGCCGATTAGCTCTCACTGTCCTCATTGGTACTGTTGCCATTGGTTCCAAGGTTTCCCCTGCAGATGCTGCTTATGGAGAAGCTG CAAATGTTTTTGGTAAGCCAAAGGAAAACACCGATTTCTTGCCATACAATGGAGATGGATTCAAGCTGCAAGTCCCAGCCAAATGGAACCCCAGCAAAGAAGTTGAGTACCCTGGTCAGGTTCTCAGATATGAAGACAACTTTGATTCCACCAGTAATCTCATTGTTGCAATCACTCCAACTGACAAGAAGTCCATCACCGACTATGGCTCCCCCGAAGACTTCCTCTCTAAA GTGGACTACCTGCTAGGAAAGCAAGCTTACTTTGGTAAAACTGATTCAGAG GGTGGATTTGAATCTGGTGCAGTGGCAACTGCTAACCTCTTGGAGGCATCAAGCTCAACAGTGGGAGGAAAACAGTACTACTACTTGTCAGTATTGACAAGAACTGCAGATGGAGATGAAGGTGGGAAGCACCAGTTGATCACAGCCACAGTGAATGATGGCAAACTTTACATTTGCAAGGCACAAGCTGGTGACAAGAGATGGTTTAAGGGTGCTAGAAAGTTTGTGGAGAGTGCTGCCAGTTCTTTCAGTATTGCTTAA